In Gemmatimonadetes bacterium T265, one DNA window encodes the following:
- a CDS encoding DEAD/DEAH box helicase — protein MDKTSLSEQDIRTMFITPAIHGAGWDAMRQVREEVQLTKGRVIVKGKLAARGEAKRADYVLYHRPDLPIAVVEAKDNTHGVGAGMQQALDYADRLDVPFVFSSNGDAFLFHDRTGLSPAVETELPLDAFPSPDALWDRYRAWKGLDAARETVTEQPYHDDGSGKEPRYYQRVAINRTVDAIARGQDRVLLVMATGTGKTYTAFQIIWRLWKAGAKKRILFLADRNILVDQTKTNDFKPFGAAMTKIVNRTVDKSYEIYLALYQAVSGTEEARNVYKTFSRDFFDLIVVDECHRGSAAEDSAWREILDWFSGAAHVGLTATPKETDAVSNIHYFGEPVYTYSLRQGIDDGFLAPYKVVRVDIDKDLTGWRPEHGQRDRYGAPIEDRVYNQRDFDRALVLDDRTALVARRVSEYLKGTDRFAKTIVFCETTDHAERLRQALVNENADLVTADRRYVMRITGDDAEGKRHLDSFIDPESRYPVVVTTSELMTTGVDAQTCRLIVLDQRIQSMTKFKQIIGRGTRIHEEQGKYWFAILDFKKATELFADPAFDGDPVQVYQPGADDPVVPPDPGGSTSSESAPNGSGAGTAGAGGSNPDGGSGGPAKRYVVAGVPVRVVSERVQYYGADGRLITESLKDYTRRKVTEEFASLDAFLKRWSAADRKEAVVHELEARGVLIEALQDEVGREYDPFDLVCHVAFDQPPRTRRERADEVRKRDYFARYGEDARAVLDALLVKYADEGVAPLERLDVLRVQPLAALGTATELVRRFGGRDQYLRAVADLEQALYAA, from the coding sequence ATGGACAAGACGTCGCTCTCCGAACAGGACATCCGGACGATGTTCATCACCCCCGCCATCCACGGCGCGGGGTGGGACGCGATGCGCCAGGTCCGCGAGGAGGTGCAGCTCACCAAGGGGCGGGTGATCGTGAAGGGCAAGCTCGCCGCGCGCGGCGAGGCCAAGCGCGCCGACTACGTCCTCTACCACCGCCCCGACCTGCCCATCGCGGTGGTCGAGGCCAAGGACAACACCCACGGCGTCGGCGCCGGCATGCAGCAGGCGCTCGACTACGCCGACCGCCTCGACGTCCCGTTCGTCTTCAGCTCCAACGGCGACGCCTTTCTCTTCCACGACCGCACCGGGCTGTCGCCCGCGGTCGAGACCGAGCTGCCGCTCGACGCGTTCCCCTCGCCCGACGCGCTGTGGGATCGCTATCGGGCGTGGAAAGGGCTGGACGCCGCCCGCGAGACCGTCACCGAGCAGCCCTACCACGACGACGGCAGCGGCAAGGAGCCGCGGTACTACCAGCGCGTGGCGATCAACCGCACGGTCGACGCGATCGCCCGCGGGCAGGACCGCGTGCTCCTCGTGATGGCCACGGGCACCGGAAAGACCTACACCGCCTTCCAGATCATCTGGCGGCTGTGGAAGGCCGGCGCCAAGAAGCGCATCCTCTTCCTCGCCGACCGCAACATCCTCGTCGACCAGACCAAGACGAACGACTTCAAACCGTTCGGCGCGGCGATGACCAAGATCGTCAACCGCACGGTCGACAAGAGCTACGAGATCTACCTCGCGCTCTACCAGGCGGTGTCGGGCACCGAGGAGGCGCGCAACGTCTACAAGACCTTCTCGCGCGACTTCTTCGACCTCATCGTCGTGGACGAATGCCACCGCGGCAGCGCCGCCGAAGACTCGGCGTGGCGCGAGATCCTCGACTGGTTCTCGGGCGCGGCGCACGTGGGGCTCACGGCCACGCCCAAGGAGACCGACGCGGTCTCCAACATCCACTACTTCGGCGAGCCGGTCTACACCTACTCGCTGCGGCAGGGCATCGACGACGGCTTCCTCGCGCCGTACAAGGTCGTGCGCGTCGACATCGACAAGGACCTCACCGGCTGGCGGCCGGAGCACGGGCAGCGGGACAGGTACGGCGCGCCCATCGAGGACCGCGTCTACAACCAGCGCGACTTCGACCGCGCGCTCGTCCTCGACGACCGCACCGCGCTCGTCGCGCGCCGCGTCAGCGAGTACCTGAAGGGGACCGACCGGTTCGCGAAGACGATCGTCTTCTGCGAGACCACCGACCACGCCGAGCGGCTGCGGCAGGCGCTCGTGAACGAGAACGCCGACCTGGTCACCGCCGACCGGCGCTACGTCATGCGCATCACCGGCGACGACGCCGAGGGGAAGCGCCACCTCGACAGCTTCATCGACCCCGAAAGCCGCTACCCGGTGGTCGTGACCACGTCGGAGCTGATGACCACCGGCGTGGACGCGCAGACGTGCCGGCTCATCGTGCTCGACCAGCGCATCCAGTCGATGACCAAGTTCAAGCAGATCATCGGCCGCGGCACGCGCATCCACGAGGAGCAGGGCAAGTACTGGTTCGCGATCCTCGACTTCAAGAAGGCCACCGAGCTGTTCGCCGACCCGGCGTTCGACGGCGACCCGGTGCAGGTGTACCAGCCCGGCGCGGACGACCCCGTGGTCCCGCCGGACCCGGGCGGGTCGACCTCGTCCGAGTCGGCGCCTAACGGATCCGGCGCTGGCACTGCCGGGGCAGGCGGGAGCAACCCGGACGGCGGCAGCGGCGGCCCGGCCAAGCGGTACGTCGTCGCCGGGGTGCCGGTGCGCGTCGTCTCGGAGCGCGTGCAGTACTACGGCGCGGACGGCCGCCTCATCACCGAGTCGCTCAAGGACTACACCCGCCGCAAGGTCACCGAGGAGTTCGCGTCGCTCGACGCCTTCCTCAAGCGCTGGAGCGCCGCGGACCGCAAGGAGGCCGTGGTCCACGAGCTCGAAGCGCGGGGCGTCCTGATCGAGGCGCTGCAGGACGAGGTGGGGCGCGAGTACGACCCCTTCGACCTCGTCTGCCACGTCGCGTTCGACCAGCCCCCGCGCACGCGCCGCGAGCGCGCCGATGAAGTGCGCAAGCGCGACTACTTCGCCCGCTACGGCGAGGACGCGCGGGCGGTGCTCGACGCGCTCCTGGTCAAGTACGCCGACGAGGGCGTCGCCCCGCTGGAGCGCCTCGACGTGCTCCGCGTGCAGCCGCTCGCCGCGCTCGGCACGGCCACCGAACTCGTGCGGCGCTTCGGCGGCCGCGACCAGTACCTGCGGGCCGTCGCCGACCTCGAACAGGCGCTCTACGCGGCCTGA
- a CDS encoding restriction endonuclease EcoEI subunit M (possible pseudo due to internal stop codon): MSLGTTIKAIQDIMRKDVGVDGDAQRIGQLGWLLFLKIFDDRDQERELLDEGYTSPVPAALQWRAWAADDEGLTGDALLEFVNGTLFPTLKRIEVVRRPGDASAVVRGVFEDAYNYMKSGTLLRQVVNRVNEIDFNRSSDRHQFGDLYEQILRDLQSAGNAGEYYTPRAVTRFMTEVTAPQLGELVLDPACGTGGFLVNALEFVRGREVQTPEQEATLQGAIRGVEKKPLPHLLATTNLLLHGLDVPTQVRRDNTLARPLRDYAARDRVDVILTNPPFGGEEEQGVESNFPAQFQTRETADLFLVLIMQLLKDGGRAAVVLPDGFLFGEGIKTRIKERLLTECDLHTIVRLPKGVFAPYTGINTNLLFFTKGRPTREVWYYEHPYPAGQKSYSKTRPIRIEEFDAERAW; encoded by the coding sequence ATGTCGCTCGGCACGACCATCAAGGCCATCCAGGACATCATGCGCAAGGACGTGGGCGTCGACGGCGACGCCCAGCGCATCGGCCAGCTCGGCTGGCTGCTCTTCCTCAAGATCTTCGACGACCGCGACCAGGAGCGCGAGCTGCTCGACGAGGGCTACACCTCGCCCGTGCCGGCCGCGTTGCAGTGGCGCGCCTGGGCCGCCGACGACGAGGGGCTCACGGGCGACGCGCTCCTGGAGTTCGTCAACGGCACGCTCTTCCCGACGCTCAAGCGCATCGAAGTCGTCCGCCGCCCGGGCGACGCCTCGGCCGTGGTGCGCGGCGTGTTCGAGGACGCCTACAACTACATGAAGAGCGGCACCCTGCTGCGGCAGGTCGTCAACCGCGTCAACGAGATCGACTTCAACCGGTCGAGCGACCGGCACCAGTTCGGCGACCTGTACGAGCAGATCCTGCGCGACCTGCAGAGCGCGGGGAACGCGGGCGAGTACTACACGCCGCGCGCGGTCACGCGCTTCATGACCGAGGTAACCGCGCCCCAACTCGGCGAACTGGTGCTCGACCCGGCGTGCGGGACGGGCGGCTTCCTCGTCAACGCGCTCGAGTTCGTGCGCGGGCGCGAGGTGCAGACGCCCGAGCAGGAAGCCACGCTCCAGGGCGCGATCCGCGGGGTCGAGAAGAAGCCGCTGCCGCACCTGCTCGCGACCACCAACCTGCTGCTCCACGGCCTCGACGTGCCCACGCAGGTGCGCCGCGACAACACGCTCGCCCGCCCGCTCCGCGACTACGCCGCCAGGGATCGCGTCGACGTGATCCTCACCAACCCGCCCTTCGGCGGCGAGGAGGAGCAGGGGGTCGAGAGCAACTTCCCGGCGCAGTTCCAGACGCGCGAGACGGCGGACCTCTTCCTCGTGCTCATCATGCAGCTGCTCAAGGACGGCGGCCGGGCGGCGGTGGTGCTCCCCGACGGCTTCCTGTTCGGCGAGGGGATCAAGACGCGCATCAAGGAGCGGCTGCTGACGGAGTGCGACCTGCACACGATCGTTAGGCTCCCCAAGGGGGTGTTCGCGCCCTACACGGGCATCAATACCAACCTGCTGTTCTTCACCAAGGGGCGCCCGACGCGCGAGGTGTGGTACTACGAGCACCCGTACCCCGCGGGGCAGAAGAGCTACAGCAAGACGCGGCCGATCCGGATCGAGGAGTTCGACGCCGAGCGCGCGTGGTAG
- a CDS encoding hypothetical protein (possible pseudo due to internal stop codon), which produces MPAEEIRRRGYNLDIKNPHATEAGHGDPDALLAEYRRAVADVEATREALKAQLAGALESALSIGTAA; this is translated from the coding sequence GTGCCGGCCGAGGAGATCCGCCGGCGCGGGTACAACCTCGACATCAAGAACCCGCACGCGACCGAGGCGGGGCACGGGGATCCGGACGCGCTGCTCGCGGAGTACCGGCGGGCGGTGGCGGACGTGGAGGCGACGCGCGAGGCGCTCAAGGCGCAGCTCGCGGGGGCGCTGGAGTCGGCACTCAGCATCGGGACGGCGGCGTGA
- the hsdS_1 gene encoding type I restriction endonuclease EcoKI subunit S: MTPEALRAQFDVLAEAPNGVEKLRELVLRLAFQGRLLGEPSTRVSDGLPNGWAWRTVGDLANAIDSGFACNKQNEVADGYVHLRTHNVGTDGRLNFDLVVRIAPDRVHPERARLQAGDVLFNNTNSQELVGKTCLVDRDYEYGFSNHLTRVRVSDAVAPGYLVRYFNLLLRTGYFASYCNRWIGQAGINSKMLREVTIPVAPIAEQRRILAKVDELMALCDELEAQQQRRAEARVRANRSVLHHLVEASGDEALAAGWERLRENFGVLYDAPEPLAELRQSVLQLAVRGKLVPFDAASCTAPLGEVLAESSLNGIATKPHDGPTGTPILRISAGTARRDGIVEESDHKFLDLDAASIDTYALRPGDLLACRFNGNLRFVGRMSLYTGASGATQVYPDKLIRYRVAPDRADPAYVRHVFNAPDTRRLIEAECATTAGNIGISAERLRTIPIPVPSLIEQRRTIARIDAIMALCDRLDAQLTHARERSARLADSVVHRLTAA, from the coding sequence GTGACGCCGGAGGCGCTGCGGGCGCAGTTCGACGTGTTGGCGGAGGCGCCTAACGGCGTCGAGAAACTACGCGAACTGGTCCTACGGCTGGCGTTCCAGGGACGCCTGCTCGGCGAGCCCAGCACGCGGGTGAGCGATGGGCTGCCCAATGGCTGGGCATGGCGAACCGTCGGAGATCTGGCAAACGCGATCGACAGCGGATTTGCATGTAACAAGCAGAACGAGGTCGCTGACGGCTACGTCCATCTCCGCACACACAACGTCGGCACAGATGGGCGGCTCAACTTCGACCTCGTCGTCCGCATCGCGCCGGATAGGGTGCATCCCGAGCGGGCACGCCTGCAGGCGGGCGACGTGCTCTTCAACAACACAAATAGCCAGGAGCTTGTCGGCAAAACCTGCTTGGTCGATCGCGACTACGAGTACGGCTTCAGCAATCACCTGACGAGAGTTCGGGTCAGCGACGCGGTCGCGCCCGGTTATCTCGTGCGCTACTTCAATCTGCTGCTCCGTACGGGATACTTCGCCTCGTACTGTAATCGCTGGATCGGCCAAGCCGGCATCAACTCAAAGATGCTCCGCGAGGTGACCATCCCTGTCGCGCCGATTGCTGAGCAGCGTCGCATATTGGCGAAGGTCGACGAGCTGATGGCGCTCTGCGACGAGCTGGAAGCGCAGCAGCAGCGTCGCGCCGAGGCGCGGGTGCGGGCGAACCGGTCGGTGTTGCACCACCTCGTGGAGGCCAGCGGCGACGAGGCGCTCGCGGCGGGGTGGGAGCGGCTGCGCGAGAACTTCGGGGTGCTCTACGACGCGCCGGAGCCCCTAGCTGAGTTGCGGCAGTCGGTGTTGCAGCTCGCCGTGCGCGGCAAGCTTGTTCCATTCGACGCCGCCTCGTGCACCGCGCCGCTCGGCGAAGTCCTGGCCGAGAGCTCACTCAACGGCATCGCCACAAAGCCGCATGACGGGCCAACTGGAACACCGATTCTACGGATCAGCGCCGGAACGGCGCGGCGCGACGGCATCGTCGAGGAGAGCGACCACAAGTTCCTGGACCTCGACGCCGCGTCAATCGACACATACGCCTTGCGACCTGGGGACCTGCTCGCGTGCCGCTTCAACGGCAACCTCCGTTTCGTCGGACGCATGAGCCTATACACCGGAGCGAGCGGCGCCACCCAGGTCTACCCGGACAAGTTGATCCGATACCGCGTCGCTCCGGACAGGGCGGACCCCGCGTACGTCCGCCACGTGTTCAATGCGCCCGACACGCGGCGGCTCATTGAGGCCGAGTGCGCAACCACGGCGGGCAACATCGGCATCAGTGCCGAGCGGCTCCGCACCATTCCTATCCCCGTTCCCTCTCTCATCGAGCAGCGCCGCACAATCGCCAGGATCGACGCGATTATGGCCCTGTGTGACCGCCTCGACGCCCAGCTCACCCACGCGCGCGAACGCTCGGCCCGCCTGGCTGATTCGGTTGTGCATCGCCTCACCGCGGCGTAA